One Littorina saxatilis isolate snail1 linkage group LG1, US_GU_Lsax_2.0, whole genome shotgun sequence genomic window carries:
- the LOC138963514 gene encoding zinc finger protein 284-like produces MEATRQSRTSSFRQQRTRTCIVCEKKSVTVGRKIKTAGNFSQDAECCCVTCKQILTCTVSAFVQGFAISWAVCSFSKHVANGTDSVKVKLEPVEGGSSVVNCHSLNVPNGTVKIGQKIGQDSDDMPPPVHFVSEPVEGKELNVEPFNDLPSAMEDSQNESSREEVGPVASGTGSQGNDTSCPPSSDSVTESNSLRLDKPHSPISSTSQLKRRRVFICNSQLNRQKKAKVKLKAEKEKGLLGLSEVSNRTRSKKVSSKSSSGVANRSKRIAPKYHSCAYCSETFTIKRKLQVHVRRSHSAESGSLGEANPRKVACEFCANFYTSKESLRAHIKRCHSDEPEAECDVCGSIQPGTYALSAHKKSCHEYKKLCYLCGAVFSNSTAFDKHMAGHYGVKRFFCDICKKGFLHKSSLYTHRTVHVSIKSVQCDICPKTYKVQHLLNSHLLHAHQCGPSLKHRVRGLKKMGVDVDKDAIIRHAKNQCVICGQGLLEGKCASHPENSQQVFECPTCGEVKDHIVLFYQHIKWHKGTLESNRRCRNAAIGLPLTSADGSGFKCVECSKTFKTSHQLRIHMHQHREARFSCEICSKKFTYKCNLKQHMNWHLNDSWVECEVCKKKFKDKVAHQLHKRKHMEPQFKCDICGKGLTRRQYLEKHIQTMHPDHQQSS; encoded by the coding sequence ATGGAAGCTACACGCCagtcacgaacttcatctttccGTCAACAAAGAACCAGAACCTGCATTGTCTGCGAAAAAAAGTCGGTTACTGTTGGTCGTAAGATCAAAACCGCTGGAAACTTCAGCCAGGATGCAGAATGTTGTTGTGTGACTTGTAAACAAATTCTGACTTGCACAGTTAGTGCATTTGTACAGGGTTTTGCAATCAGTTGGGCAGTGTGCTCATTTTCAAAACATGTAGCAAACGGCACTGACAGCGTCAAAGTGAAGCTGGAGCCTGTGGAAGGTGGTTCATCAGTTGTTAACTGTCACTCATTGAATGTACCAAATGGAACTGTCAAAATTGGACAAAAGATTGGTCAAGACTCAGATGATATGCCACCACCTGTTCATTTTGTGTCTGAACCTGTGGAAGGGAAGGAATTAAATGTTGAACCTTTCAATGATTTACCCTCTGCCATGGAAGACTCTCAGAATGAAAGTAGCCGTGAAGAAGTAGGTCCCGTTGCCTCTGGAACTGGAAGTCAAGGAAATGATACGAGCTGCCCGCCATCAAGTGATTCAGTCACTGAGAGCAATTCTCTCAGGTTAGATAAGCCCCACTCACCAATATCAAGCACATCACAGCTCAAAAGAAGAAGAGTTTTCATCTGTAATTCTCAGCTAAATCGACAGAAGAAGGCAAAGGTAAAACTaaaagcagaaaaagaaaagggcTTATTGGGCCTTTCTGAAGTTTCAAATAGAACGAGATCAAAGAAGGTTTCATCTAAAAGTTCCTCCGGAGTCGCTAACCGGTCCAAACGCATAGCACCCAAGTACCACTCATGTGCTTACTGCAGCGAAACATTCACCATCAAACGCAAACTGCAAGTTCATGTACGCCGCAGTCACAGCGCTGAATCAGGCTCACTGGGTGAAGCTAATCCGCGGAAAGTTGCTTGTGAGTTTTGTGCAAATTTCTACACGAGCAAGGAATCTCTCAGAGCTCACATCAAGCGTTGTCACTCAGATGAGCCAGAGGCGGAATGTGATGTTTGTGGAAGTATTCAGCCCGGTACCTATGCTCTGAGTGCCCACAAAAAATCTTGTCATGAATACAAAAAATTATGTTACCTCTGTGGCGCTGTGTTTTCAAATTCAACAGCTTTTGATAAGCACATGGCTGGTCATTATGGTGTCAAGCGCTTTTTTTGTGACATCTGTAAAAAGGGCTTTCTCCACAAAAGTTCTCTCTACACTCACAGAACTGTTCACGTGTCAATCAAGTCTGTTCAGTGTGACATCTGCCCAAAGACGTACAAAGTGCAACACTTACTCAACAGTCATCTTTTGCATGCTCACCAGTGCGGCCCCTCACTGAAACATCGAGTCCGAGGCCTGAAAAAGATGGGGGTGGATGTGGATAAAGACGCTATCATCAGACACGCTAAAAATCAGTGTGTGATCTGTGGACAGGGGTTATTAGAAGGAAAGTGTGCTTCGCACCCCGAAAATAGTCAGCAAGTGTTTGAGTGCCCGACATGTGGAGAAGTTAAAGACCACATTGTGCTGTTCTACCAGCACATCAAATGGCACAAGGGAACCTTGGAGTCTAACCGACGTTGCCGAAATGCCGCCATCGGTCTCCCTTTGACTTCTGCTGATGGTTCTGGCTTCAAGTGTGTGGAGTGCTCCAAGACTTTCAAGACCTCTCACCAACTTCGTATTCACATGCACCAGCATCGAGAGGCCCGCTTTTCCTGTGAAATTTGTTCCAAGAAATTCACGTACAAATGCAACTTGAAACAACACATGAACTGGCATCTTAATGACTCCTGGGTGGAGTGTGAAGTCTGCAAGAAGAAATTCAAAGATAAGGTTGCGCACCAATTGCACAAGCGCAAGCACATGGAGCCACAGTTTAAGTGTGACATTTGCGGCAAAGGTCTCACACGACGTCAGTACTTAGAAAAACACATTCAGACAATGCACCCTGATCACCAGCAGTCTAGTTAA
- the LOC138963578 gene encoding zinc finger protein 431-like: protein MEATRQSQISSLRQQRTRACIVCGKKSVGRKIKTAGNFNQDAECCCVTCKQILTCTVSAFVQGFAISWAMSSFSRRSDSEKKLGVIVACGHVSDKQVSNDTERKRAELKLESVENSSSLNVSNGTVKNGERFVRDSDDMSPPVHFVSVPVEGEKLSHESFSDSPSALEDSDSVNESSHELCSLQVSESPQNNESSQTGILKMMSSNVSGTESNSLGSEKSNSPVSSISQLRSKRVSLQNRKTKARVKAEKEKGLLSLSGVSNRMRSKKASSKRSSGVANQSKLPSKHKAPKYHSCAFCSKTFTIKRKLHVHVRTHSTGKGSFGIEANQKNFACEFCANFYTSKESLRAHIKCKHSGEPEVECDVCGSIQPSSFALSAHKKACHDFNKLCYVCGAVFTSKPSFDKHMASHFGVKRYFCDICDTGFVHKSSLYHHKTVHVSTKSFQCDVCSQMFKMQHLLNRHLLHSHQCGPSLEHRVRGLKKMGVDVDKDAIIRHANNQCVVCGQGLLEGKCASHPENSQQVFECPTCGGVKDHIVLFYQHVKWHKGTLQFNKRCRYASIGLPLPVSEGSATGYNCAVCFKTFKSSNHLNAHMHQHREARFSCEICSKQFIYKCNLKKHMNSHLDTCPFECEVCKKKFKDKHLYQSHQSKHKEPQFKCDICGKALTRRPYLLKHIETMHPEHQQSS, encoded by the coding sequence ATGGAAGCTACACGCCAGTCGCAGATTTCATCTTTACGTCAACAAAGAACCAGAGCCTGCATTGTCTGCGGAAAGAAGTCTGTTGGTCGTAAGATCAAAACCGCTGGAAACTTCAACCAGGATGCAGAATGTTGTTGTGTGACTTGTAAACAAATTCTGACTTGCACAGTTAGTGCATTTGTACAAGGCTTTGCTATCAGTTGGGCGATGAGTTCATTTTCAAGGAGGTCAGATTCAGAGAAGAAGCTGGGTGTGATTGTTGCGTGTGGACatgtgtcagataaacaagtatCAAATGACACTGAGAGGAAAAGAGCCGAGCTGAAGCTGGAGTCAGTTGAAAATAGTTCATCATTGAATGTATCAAATGGAACTGTCAAAAATGGAGAAAGGTTTGTTCGAGACTCTGATGATATGTCACCACCTGTTCATTTTGTGTCCGTACCTGTGGAGGGGGAGAAATTAAGTCATGAATCTTTCAGTGATTCACCCTCTGCCCTGGAGGATTCCGACTCTGTGAATGAAAGTAGTCATGAATTGTGTTCCTTGCAAGTgtctgaaagtccacaaaataaTGAGAGCAGCCAAACAGGCATTTTgaaaatgatgtcatcaaaCGTTTCAGGCACTGAGAGCAACTCTCTCGGGTCAGAGAAGTCCAACTCGCCAGTATCAAGCATATCACAGCTCAGAAGTAAAAGAGTTTCACTGCAGAATAGAAAAACAAAGGCAAGGGTaaaagcagaaaaagaaaaggggTTGTTGAGCCTTTCTGGAGTTTCAAATAGAATGAGATCAAAGAAGGCCTCGTCTAAAAGATCCTCCGGAGTCGCTAACCAGTCCAAGCTACCATCCAAACACAAAGCACCCAAGTACCACTCATGTgctttctgcagcaaaacattcaCCATCAAACGCAAACTTCATGTACATGTACGCACTCACAGCACCGGCAAAGGATCATTTGGTATTGAAGCTAATCAGAAAAACTTTGCTTGTGAGTTTTGTGCAAATTTCTACACAAGCAAGGAGTCTCTCAGAGCTCACATCAAGTGCAAACACTCAGGCGAGCCAGAGGTTGAGTGTGATGTTTGTGGAAGTATTCAGCCTAGTAGCTTTGCTCTCAGTGCCCACAAAAAAGCTTGTCACGACTTCAACAAATTGTGTTACGTCTGCGGCGCTGTGTTTACATCAAAGCCATCATTTGATAAGCACATGGCAAGTCATTTCGGTGTCAAGCGCTATTTTTGTGACATCTGTGACACAGGCTTTGTGCACAAAAGTTCTCTGTACCACCACAAAACTGTTCATGTGTCAACAAAGTCTTTTCAGTGCGACGTCTGCTCACAAATGTTCAAAATGCAACACTTACTCAACAGACACCTGTTGCACTCTCACCAGTGCGGCCCCTCACTGGAACATCGAGTCCGAGGCCTGAAAAAGATGGGGGTGGATGTGGATAAAGACGCTATCATCAGACACGCTAATAATCAGTGTGTGGTCTGTGGACAGGGGTTACTGGAAGGAAAGTGTGCTTCACACCCTGAAAATAGTCAGCAAGTGTTTGAGTGCCCGACATGTGGAGGCGTCAAAGACCACATTGTGCTGTTCTACCAGCACGTCAAATGGCACAAGGGAACCTTGCAGTTCAACAAACGTTGCAGATATGCCTCCATTGGTCTCCCCTTGCCTGTCTCGGAGGGTAGTGCTACTGGCTACAACTGTGCGGTGTGTTTCAAGACTTTCAAGAGCTCTAACCACCTGAATGCACACATGCACCAGCATCGAGAGGCCCGCTTTTCCTGTGAAATTTGTTCCAAGCAATTCATATACAAATGCAACTTGAAAAAACACATGAACTCGCATCTCGACACCTGTCCGTTTGAGTGTGAAGTCTGCAAGAAGAAATTCAAAGATAAGCATTTGTACCAATCGCATCAGAGCAAGCACAAGGAGCCGCAGTTTAAGTGTGACATTTGCGGCAAAGCTCTAACACGGCGTCCTTACTT